A section of the Apodemus sylvaticus chromosome 10, mApoSyl1.1, whole genome shotgun sequence genome encodes:
- the LOC127694822 gene encoding keratin, type I cytoskeletal 17 isoform X1, whose amino-acid sequence MTTTIRQFTSSSSIKGSSGLGGGSSRTSCRLSGSLGAGSCRLGSASGLGSALGSNSYSSCYSFGTGSGYGGNFGGVDGLLAGGEKATMQNLNDRLASYLDKVRALEEANTELEVKIRDWYQKQAPGPARDYSAYYHTIEDLKNKILVATVDNASILLQIDNARLAADDFRTKFETEQALRMSVEADINGLRRVLDELTLARADLEMQIENLKEELAYLKKNHEEEMNALRGQVGGEINVEMDAAPGVDLSRILSEMRDQYEKMAEKNRKDAEDWFFSKTEELNREVATNSELVQSGKSEISELRRTMQALEIELQSQLSMKASLEGSLAETENRYCVQLSQIQGLIGSVEEQLAQLRCEMEQQNQEYKILLDVKTRLEQEIATYRRLLEGEDAHLTQYKPKEPVTTRQVRTIVEEVQDGKVISSREQVHQTTR is encoded by the exons atgaccaccaccatcCGCCAGTTcacctcctccagctccatcaagGGCTCCTCCGGCCTGGGCGGTGGTTCATCTCGAACCTCCTGCCGACTGTCTGGCAGCCTCGGTGCAGGCTCCTGCAGGCTGGGGTCAGCTAGTGGCCTGGGCAGTGCTCTTGGGAGCAACAGTTATTCTAGCTGCTACAGCTTTGGCACTGGCAGTGGTTATGGAGGCAACTTTGGGGGTGTCGATGGTCTGCTGGCTGGAGGGGAGAAGGCCACCATGCAGAACCTCAACGACCGCCTGGCCTCCTACCTGGACAAGGTGCGCGCCCTGGAAGAGGCCAACACTGAACTGGAGGTGAAGATCCGAGACTGGTACCAGAAGCAGGCCCCAGGGCCAGCCCGTGACTACAGTGCTTATTACCATACCATTGAGGATCTGAAGAACAAG ATCCTCGTGGCTACTGTGGACAATGCCAGCATCCTGCTCCAGATTGACAATGCCCGCCTGGCAGCTGATGACTTCCGTACCAA GTTTGAGACAGAGCAGGCCCTGCGCATGAGTGTGGAGGCTGACATCAATGGCCTGCGCCGGGTGCTGGATGAGCTGACCCTGGCCAGAGCTGACTTGGAGATGCAGATTGAGAATCTCAAGGAGGAGCTGGCCTACTTGAAAAAGAATCACGAGGAG GAGATGAATGCTCTGAGAGGCCAGGTGGGCGGCGAAATCAACGTGGAGATGGACGCAGCTCCTGGTGTGGACCTGAGCCGCATCCTGTCAGAGATGCGTGATCAGTATGAGAAGATGGCGGAGAAGAACCGCAAGGATGCTGAAGACTGGTTCTTCAGCAAG ACCGAGGAGCTGAACCGCGAGGTGGCCACCAACAGCGAGCTGGTGCAGAGCGGCAAGAGCGAGATCTCCGAGCTCCGGCGCACCATGCAGGCCCTGGAGATTGAGCTGCAGTCCCAGCTCAGCATG AAAGCATCCCTGGAGGGCAGcctggcagagacagagaaccGCTACTGCGTGCAGCTGTCTCAGATCCAGGGGCTGATCGGCAGTGTGGAGGAGCAGCTGGCTCAGCTGCGCTGCGAGATGGAGCAGCAGAATCAGGAGTACAAGATCCTGCTGGATGTGAAGACAAGACTGGAGCAGGAGATCGCCACCTACCGCCGGCTGCTGGAGGGCGAGGACGCCCA ccTGACTCAGTACAAGCCAAAAGAAC CTGTGACCACCCGCCAGGTGCGTACCATTGTGGAAGAGGTGCAGGACGGCAAGGTCATCTCATCCCGGGAACAAGTCCACCAGACCACCCGCTAA
- the LOC127694822 gene encoding keratin, type I cytoskeletal 17 isoform X2 encodes MTTTIRQFTSSSSIKGSSGLGGGSSRTSCRLSGSLGAGSCRLGSASGLGSALGSNSYSSCYSFGTGSGYGGNFGGVDGLLAGGEKATMQNLNDRLASYLDKVRALEEANTELEVKIRDWYQKQAPGPARDYSAYYHTIEDLKNKILVATVDNASILLQIDNARLAADDFRTKFETEQALRMSVEADINGLRRVLDELTLARADLEMQIENLKEELAYLKKNHEEEMNALRGQVGGEINVEMDAAPGVDLSRILSEMRDQYEKMAEKNRKDAEDWFFSKTEELNREVATNSELVQSGKSEISELRRTMQALEIELQSQLSMKASLEGSLAETENRYCVQLSQIQGLIGSVEEQLAQLRCEMEQQNQEYKILLDVKTRLEQEIATYRRLLEGEDAHLSWGAQLTQGSQQNAGWREAVTTRQVRTIVEEVQDGKVISSREQVHQTTR; translated from the exons atgaccaccaccatcCGCCAGTTcacctcctccagctccatcaagGGCTCCTCCGGCCTGGGCGGTGGTTCATCTCGAACCTCCTGCCGACTGTCTGGCAGCCTCGGTGCAGGCTCCTGCAGGCTGGGGTCAGCTAGTGGCCTGGGCAGTGCTCTTGGGAGCAACAGTTATTCTAGCTGCTACAGCTTTGGCACTGGCAGTGGTTATGGAGGCAACTTTGGGGGTGTCGATGGTCTGCTGGCTGGAGGGGAGAAGGCCACCATGCAGAACCTCAACGACCGCCTGGCCTCCTACCTGGACAAGGTGCGCGCCCTGGAAGAGGCCAACACTGAACTGGAGGTGAAGATCCGAGACTGGTACCAGAAGCAGGCCCCAGGGCCAGCCCGTGACTACAGTGCTTATTACCATACCATTGAGGATCTGAAGAACAAG ATCCTCGTGGCTACTGTGGACAATGCCAGCATCCTGCTCCAGATTGACAATGCCCGCCTGGCAGCTGATGACTTCCGTACCAA GTTTGAGACAGAGCAGGCCCTGCGCATGAGTGTGGAGGCTGACATCAATGGCCTGCGCCGGGTGCTGGATGAGCTGACCCTGGCCAGAGCTGACTTGGAGATGCAGATTGAGAATCTCAAGGAGGAGCTGGCCTACTTGAAAAAGAATCACGAGGAG GAGATGAATGCTCTGAGAGGCCAGGTGGGCGGCGAAATCAACGTGGAGATGGACGCAGCTCCTGGTGTGGACCTGAGCCGCATCCTGTCAGAGATGCGTGATCAGTATGAGAAGATGGCGGAGAAGAACCGCAAGGATGCTGAAGACTGGTTCTTCAGCAAG ACCGAGGAGCTGAACCGCGAGGTGGCCACCAACAGCGAGCTGGTGCAGAGCGGCAAGAGCGAGATCTCCGAGCTCCGGCGCACCATGCAGGCCCTGGAGATTGAGCTGCAGTCCCAGCTCAGCATG AAAGCATCCCTGGAGGGCAGcctggcagagacagagaaccGCTACTGCGTGCAGCTGTCTCAGATCCAGGGGCTGATCGGCAGTGTGGAGGAGCAGCTGGCTCAGCTGCGCTGCGAGATGGAGCAGCAGAATCAGGAGTACAAGATCCTGCTGGATGTGAAGACAAGACTGGAGCAGGAGATCGCCACCTACCGCCGGCTGCTGGAGGGCGAGGACGCCCA CCTGTCCTGGGGAGCACAGCTCACACAGGGGTCGCAGCAGAATGCAGGGTGGAGAGAAG CTGTGACCACCCGCCAGGTGCGTACCATTGTGGAAGAGGTGCAGGACGGCAAGGTCATCTCATCCCGGGAACAAGTCCACCAGACCACCCGCTAA